The Mycobacterium avium subsp. avium genomic sequence CCACCCACGGCTATTGAGCACAATGCTCGTGCCAAAGGCAGAGGAACTCGTCGCTAACCCTTACCGCCACGGCGGCAAAGACGGCGCACACGAATTCTTCGAGAACGGATTCCGAGAGGTGTTCCGCCGCGCACGCAAGTCTGCGCTGCCAGATTTCCCAATCACTGTCTACTACGCGTTCAAACAGTCAGAAATGACTGATTCCGGTGAGGCGTCTACCGGCTGGGAAACGCTGTTAGAGGGCATGATTCACTCGGGCTGGGAAGTCACTGCGACGTGGCCGATACGGAGCGAGCTCGGCAACCGAATGATCGGCGCGGGAAAGAATGCGCTTGCCTCGTCCATCGTATTGGCACTGCGCCCCCGCCCCGCGGACGCGCCGCCAACTGACCGCCGCCAGTTTGTCGAGACTCTCAAGGCTGAGCTGCCTGTGGCGCTTAAGGACTTGCAGCAGGGGGCGATTGCGCCAGTCGATCTGCCTCAGGCTGCGATTGGTCCGGGTATGGCGGTGTTCTCCCGATATTCGGGTGTATTGGAACCGGACGGATCGAAGATGTCGGTTCGATCGGCGTTGGCGCGGATTAACGAGATCCTTGACCAGGTGCTCAATGAGCAGGAGGGCGATTTCGACGCCACCAGCCGGTTCGCGATTGCCTGGTATCGCCAACATGGTTATGGTACTGGCGCTTTCGGCGATGCCAACAACCTTGCCAACGCGCGCAACACCACGGTTGATGCGATGGATCGCGGCGGGATCCTCTCCAGCCGAGCTGGCAAGGTGCACCTCATCAAGCCGTCGGACTTGAGCGCCGACTACGACGTTCTCGCCGACCTCCACACCAGCAACTGGGAAGCGCTGCACCATCTCATCCAGCGTCTGGAAGGTGATGGCATCACCCCGGCTGGCGACTTCTTGCGCACCGCGCTGTCGCGCCCGGACGGTGCGGTTGACGCCGACCTCGTCAAGGAGCTCGCGCACCTGCTGTTCCGGGTCGCCGAGGCCAACGGCTGGACCAAGGACGCATTGAGCTTCAACAGCCTGGTCACCAGCTGGCCGGAGATCATTGACGCCGCACGGTCGGAAATGCCGACAACCTCCCAGGGCTCATTCGATTTCGAGGAAGACACAGACTGACATGGCACTGAGCAATCGCGACCGCATCAACAAGATGTTCGAGATCATCGCGCCACCGCTGGATGACTTCATCTCCTTGGTGATTGGGCAGGGCGACCCAGCAGTCGGCGCGGCCTGGCCGAAACTCGTGCAGGCCAAAGACGGGGCATCCAGCACGAAAACCTACAGCGCTCACGACCCCCAAGTGCAGTTCCGCATCCTGACCGAGTCGAACATCACCTCGGGATTCAGGAAGGGCTGGTATCCCTTCAACAAGACGCTGGGCAAGGCCGGTGAATCGTTCGCCATCGAACTGCGCGAGATACGGAACACCTGGGCGCACAACGGAACTTTCACCGACGACGACGCTTACCGAGCCCTCGACACCGGCGAGCGACTACTCAGACTGATCAACGCCTCCGACGAAGCCGCCGAGCTGCAGGCTATCCGGCTCAACCTGCGCCGCGTCACCGCCGATAAGGATGACAAGAAGGTCCTCAAAGCCGCCGTCGATAATCCCGAGTCCGCCGGACTCAAACCGTGGCGCGAAGTTCTGCCGCCGCACGATGACGTCGCCACCGGAAACTTCGCCGCCTCGGAGTTCGCCGCCGACCTCTACAAGGTCGCCTTCGGCGGCGAGCAGGACGCCGACTACGCCGACCCGGTTGATTTTTTCCGCCGCACCTACCTCACCGAAGGCCTGACCGATCTGGTTGGGCGAGCAGTGCGCCGCCTCTCCGGCGATGACAACGCTCCCCCGGTCATCAACCTGCAAACGAACTTCGGCGGCGGCAAGACCCATTCCATGCTGGCGCTGTGGCATGTGGCCGCCGGGCTGCCGGTCGGAGAGTTCCCTCAGGACACCCAGGAGCTGCTCACCAAGAATGGCTACACCGGCCACAAGGTCAATCGGGTTGCCATCGTCGGTAACCACTTCAGCCCTGCCGGGGCACCGCCCAAAGACGACGGCACCCGCATCAACACGATCTGGGGTGAGCTGGCCTGGCAGCTGGGCGGCGCCGAAGCGTTCGCGCTCGTCGCCAAGGCTGATGCGGACCGCACCACGCCGGGTGAGGCGCTGCACGATCTGCTGGCGAAGTACGCCCCCGCCGTCATCCTCATCGACGAATGGGTGGCGTATGCGCGGTCGCTGCTCGGCCGTGATGACCTGGCGGGCGGAACTTTCGATGACCAGTTCACCTTCGCGCAATCACTGACCGAGGCCGCCAAGGGCACTCCTGGGATCCTGCTGGTGATCTCCATTCCCGCGTCGGAGTCCGGCGATGACTCCGAGGTCGTCGCGGGCAACGCCGAAGAGGTCGGCGGCGCACACGGATTGGAAGCGCTGAAAAGGCTGCAGAATGTGGTGCGCCGTGTTGCCGACCAGTGGCGGCCAGCGTCGTCTACCGAGGCGTATCAGATTGTGCGGCAGCGCTTATTCAAGCAACCGGATGCGGCAGCACTGGCCGCGATCGGCGCGACCGCACGGGCCTACGTCGACATGTACCGCAAGTACGCCGATGATTTTCCCCGCGACTCCCGAGACACCGCCTACGAGGACCGGATCAAACGCACGTACCCGATCCACCCCGAGTTGTTCGACCGGCTCTACGAGGAATGGTCGTCGCTGGAGCGCTTCCAGCGCACCCGCGGTGTCTTGCGGCTGATGAGCACCGTCATCCATGCACTCTGGACCGGTGAAGACGCCTCACCGCTGATCATGCCCGGATCAATCCCGATTGCCACCGCCACCGTGAACCAAGAACTCACCCAGTACCTCCACGACTCGTGGAAAACAATCATCGATGCCGACGTTGACGGACCCCATTCAGAGCCAGCACGCATCGACAAGGAGAAGCCGCTCTTCGGCCAGCGGTCGTTGACCAAACGCTTGGCCCGGACGGTGTTCTTCGGCGCCGCCCCGACCATCGGGTCAGCCCACAAAGGCATCGAGACGCAACGGGTCTTCCTCGGCACCGCAGTGCCCGGTGATGTGCCGGGTAACTTTCACTCCGCTCTCACACAGCTCGGTGACCGCGCCACGTACTTCTATTCCGGCTCCGGCAAGTACTGGTATGACCTGCAGGCCAACATCACCCGCACCGCCAAAGACCAGGCCGAGTGTCTGCACAAAGAGGACGTGTGGGCCGAGATGGTGCATCGCCTGCAGAACCAGGCCAAGATACGCGGTGATTTCGCCGGCGTGCACGTGTGCCCGGAGACCAACGCCGACATCCCCGACACTGACGAAGCACGGCTGGTGATCCTGCACCCGAAGGTCGCCCACAAGCGGGGATCTGATTCAGAGGCAAAGAAATTCGCGAAGCAGGCCACCGAGCACCGCGGTACCGCTAACCGGACCAACCGCAACATGCTGGTGTACCTGGCCGCCGACGAGGCGCGCCTGCAGGAGCTTGATTCCGCGGTGCGGGACTACCTGGGCTGGACGCATGTCCTGGACAACGAGGCCGATCTCGATCTGACGCAGAATCAGAAGAATCAGGCCACCCAACGTCAGTCCCAGGCCGATGGAACGGTGAAATCGCGTCTGTTGCAGACATTTACGTGGGCGCTGGTGCCTTCCCAACCCGATGCCGGGGCGCCGTTCATCGTGCGTGAGACCAAGGTCGAGGGGCAGTCGGAGTCGTTGGCAGAACGGGTATCCCGCCGGCTAGGCAACGACGGCGACCTGTCGATCGGGCAGGCCGCGGCGACCATCCGGCTCGCGATCGGCAAGGTGCCGCAGATCTGGAAGGACGGCCACGTCTCCCTCGGAGCGCTATGGCGGCTCTACAGCCAGTATCCGTACATGCCGCGCTTGCGCGACCGCCGGGTGCTCGACGAAGGCATCATCGACATGCCAATGATCTGGCAGACAGACGCCTTCGCGCTGGCCACCGGCTTCGATGAAGCGGCGAGTCGCTACATCGGTCTGTGGACGCCCGACGACAGCAGCGCGGCTCCGGCGGCCACCGACTCGCTGCTGCTGGTGCGCCCCGACATCGCAGTCACGCAGCGCGACACCGAGGTGAAGCCGCCATCAGATCCGGATGACGAGACCACGCCGGCCGTGGATACGACAACGAAACCACCAGTCGACGTCGCGTTTCCCCCGCCGAAGACCCGCTTCTACGGGGTCAAGACTCTCAGTTCCGACAAGGTCGCCCTGGATTTCAAGAACGTCGCCGAGGAAATCCTTGCCCATCTTCGTGACACTGGCGCGACGCTCGTCGTGAAGGTCGAGATCGAAGCCATTGACGCGGGCGGTTTCGACGAGGGCAAGATCCGGACGGTATCGGAAAATGCGCAGACGCTGAAGTTCGATCAGTCGGGGTTTGAGGAAACGTGAGCTTCACCGAGCTCCATCGTGCTCTCGGAGTCGCGCCGGGTCCACTGACCGACGAGTTACTGAGCGAAGCAGTTGCAGCCGGCGTAGCGGAAACCGATGGCTTGGACTGGAAGTCTGAGTTGCCTCCCGCTAAGGGCATTCCGCAGACTGACTTCCCGAAGGACGTAGCGGCGATGGCCAACAGCGGCGGCGGCCTGATCGTCTACGGCGTTCGTGAGGACCAGAAAGCGGCAGTCGAGCGGGTAGATGTCGGCAAGTTCGACGAGGCCCACGAACGTTCCCTGCGCAACGCGGCGATCACCGCCATCGCACCGCCTGTGTTCGGCCTGAACGTACACCGTGTGGGGGCCCCAGGAAGCCGGACCGTCATCGTCGAGGTTCCCTCCAGCCTCGACGGCCCCCATCTCATCTACAAGAATGACTACTTCGCCGCACCTGTCCGCAACGACTCCGACACCGTGTGGATGAAGGAACGCCAGATCGAAGCCATGTATCGCGCACGCTTCGAGGAACGGCGCCACGCCACCGAGGTGCTGAACGCTCTATTCAGCGAAGCGGCCGCGGGAAGAAACACCGACACCCGTTCATGGATGATCGCAGTTGCCCATCCACGTATGCCCCGCTTTCGCGATCGGCTGACCCGTGAGGCGGCTCGCGACGTTCTGTCCGAGGCCGAGGGTCTGGCATTGGTATATGCGGGCAGAGGCGGCATTCATCCGTTGGAGAGCGTCGACCGACTCAACCCGCGCCCAGGGCTGCGACGTTGGGTTGCCGTAAACACGGCCACGAGCGATCGCACAATCTGGAAAGAGGCCTGGGCAAGCATCCACGATGATGGCTCGGTCACTTTGGCGACCGCAGTTGGTGCACATCGCATTCAGGCCGGCCATTTCGAAGGATGGCAGGTCGAATCCTCTGCGATCGAGTGCGCGATCGCAGACCTCATGGCGCTCATCAGAACTACTGCAGAGGCGACCGGCAATGACGAGTACGACGTACGAGTGGGGATCGTGTGGACGGGTGGTAACCCGCTGACGATACTGACGAAGGACAACCAGGGCTTCACTTACGACGGCGTGTCTACCCCGCTGCACCACTACACGCCCGTCGAAATGACCGTGAACGCCAACGCGCCTGACGTGGACTACTTTTGGCATGTCCACGACCTTGCTCAAGACTGTGTAAACCAAGGTGGGATCTCGAACGTGTTGATGATCCGCCCTCCAGCTCGGGACCAGGAATAGCCCCGATGGCAAACCTGAAGAACCCCACGAAGCAGAAGCTCGAGCACCTGCTGAACATGCGGACTGGCTACGTCCTGGATTTCACCAACTCCACGTTTCAAGACTTCATCGTCACCAGTGTCGGGATCGATGTCGATGAGAAGTACCCAGAAGGTTCGAAAGCTGTTCGTCTCAGATCATTTTGGCAGAGTGAGGCCGATGTGGTCGTTGCAACACTCATGATCGAAATGCTTGAACGCTGGCGGACAAACCAACTGCTGAGCGGTGGGCCGTCGCCCTCCGACCAGCAGGTTTACGACGAAGCCGTGGCAGAGCTGAATGCACTCATTCCCGACGAATCGACACCAACCGCTGATGAAATCGCCTTCCTGGAAAAAGATCTCGGCAATATTGACCTGACTTGCGTTCCACTACCCCTGACGTTCCAGGAAGTCATTCAACAGCGTCGAGACGAGATTGAGCGATGCTTAAAGGCGAAGGCGCCTCTCGCAGTGATTTTCCTGTGCGGAAGCACCCTTGAGGGCTTGCTTTTCGCCGTCGCTGAGGGCAACCCGAAGCAATTCAATCAGGCGACTGCGGCACCAACCAAAGACGGCAAAGTGAGGCCATTCGCCGAGTGGACTCTACAGAACCTCATCGCAGTGTCACGTGAACTCGGCCTTGTCGGTCAAGATGTCCTGAAACACGCTGACGCAGTTCGCGATTTCCGCAACTACATCCACCCACGACAGCAGATTCGCGAGAACTTCACTCCGCGCATGTTCACGGCAGAGATGGCTGACAAAGTACTTCGAGCCGCGATATCCGACCTGGCGAGCAGACGTTCGCCTTGATCACCCAACCGCTCGTCGACGCGAACCGGAGCCTACGCGATATCGTGCATCCAGACCTGACCGAGGCGTGCAAGACGATAATCGAATTCGATGATCTTTTCGAGCAGCGTCCCGGTACCCGAGCACTCGTCCATGAGCAAAGCCCCGAACTGATAGCTGGATTCCGTTTCAGCTACACCAGTATTGCCGCCGATGTCATCGGGTTCGCGAGGGCGTACAAGCCAGGACGTCCCAGTGATGACAACTGACATTATCCGAATACGAGATTTACTCCGTCATGCGCCCGCGACTGCGGTGATTCCTCAAACGCATCTAAGACCCGCACCCCGAACGCCGGCACCATCGCTGACTGCACTTCTTCCTTTGTCATCCAACGGATTTCGCGTGCTTCCTCGGTCGAATGCGGCTTTCCCCCGGCTGGCCGACAGCGATACACCAGCGCAACGATTCCACGGGTCAGATTCTTGTAGACGCCGGTGAGCCGCTCCACGGCGACTTCAAGGCCAGTCTCTTCCAGCACCTCACGCTGCACGCCAGCTTCGAACGATTCGCCAAGTTCCAAGACGCCGCCAGGCGCTTCCCAATGGCCGTTGTCGTCGCGCTTGATGACCAGAACCCGGCCGTCATCTCGGACAACGATGCCAGCGACGCTGACCGAGTGCTTCGGTGTGGCTGCCATGCGAGACTCCTACTCTCGGCCCGACTCCAGTCGTGACATGGGCGTGTCGCTTCCCTAGACTAGTCGCCTAGACATGTAAGGGAAGGCTCACAGGTGCTACAACTTGGCCAGATCGATCGGGCAGACGATAAGCCGCCGTATCGGCAGATCGCCAGCATGTTGCGTGAGGCCATCACCTCTGGCCAGTTAGAAGCAGGGGGACGCCTGCCCTCCGAGGCCGCGTTGATAGAGCACTTCCGGGTCGCACGGATGACGGTCCGCCAGGCCGTGCAGGAACTGCGCTCAGAGGGCCTCGTGATCTCCGAGCACGGCCGCGGCGTGTTCGTTCGCCCCGCGCCCCCCATTCGGCGGCTCGCTTCCGATCGGTTTGCGGGGCGACATCGCGCCAGCGGCAAAGCGGCGTTCACGGTCGAGGCGGAGAAGTCGGGTTACACGCCGCAGGTGGACAACATCACCGTGACACGAGAAAGGCCGAATCACGCTGTCGCCGAACGTCTTCGTTTGACTCCAGAGGACGACGTTGTCGTTCGATCCCGGCGTTACCTTGCCGATGGAAGGCCGGTCGAAACGGCTACCTCATATATTCCTGCCGCATTCGCTCAGGGCACGAAGATCGAACAGACCGATACCGGGCCAGGTGGCATATACGCGCGCCTCGAAGAGGCTGGCCACACGCTTGCGCGATTCACCGAGGAAGTCGGCGCGCGAATGCCCACCCCTGAAGAGCGCCGCGCCTTACAACTCCCGGCAGGGGCTCCTGTTCTGACAGTGGTTCGTACGGCCTACGACACTCATGACGTGGCTGTCGAGGTGTGCGACACCGTGAAGGTGGCATCGGCCTACCTGCTCGAATACGACTTTTCAGCGCGCTGAACCCCCGCGAAGCGACCAATTGAGGCGCAACGCTTGACTTACTCCTCTAGACGACTAGGTTAAATAGTCATCTAGTTCAACCCACTCGAAAGGTTCAGCAATGTCCATCCCCAAGTGGCTCCAAATCGGACACGACCAGGTGTTCTCCTTCGGCGCGTTCCTCGTATCCGAGGTGACGCCGATGATCGACTTCGACAAGTCCTCCGGCGATAATCGCGTGCAGGCGAGAGATCGCGATACCGGCTTGCCGATGTGGCAGGTCGAAGTGCTTGACGGCGATCCGGCGGCACCGAAGCGCAGCCGAACGGTGACGGTCAAGTTCGCCTCTCCGACGCAGCCGTCTGTGCCCGCCAACTCCAGCGGGACACCCTTTACCCCAGTGTTTTTCGATGGGCTCATGGCGCTGCCGTACGTCGAGAAGTCGGGCGACTTCTCTCGGATCGCCTGGTCGTTTCGAGCCTCCAACATGAGGGCACCGGGTAAGTCATCCGCTGGCGCAACGACAAGCCGGGAATCGGCATGAATCCCGACCCGTTCGCGCCAGTCGATATTGATACCCCGTTCCGGCTCGACCATGTACTGGACTTCCTCACCAACCTCGCCCTGTGCGTGGCTGTCACTGTCGGCGCGATCGGCGCAGCCCTCATCTTCTGGCGGCTGCGCTCACCAGAGACGTACGAGGAACGATTCGCGACACCAGCTCGGCTCCTGCGCTGGCGCTTCTGGGCGCATATGTCGTGGCAAAAGCTATGCAAGCGCTGCGGTTTGTCCGCCTCGGAGCAGGTCACGCGCCGCGACAACGAAGGCCGTCAAGTCATGTCGACACGTTGGTTTCATCCAAAGCTGTTGGGAACAGACGTATCTCGCACCACCCTGCTACTGACAGTGCGGGCACGCATGGGGCAGACGGTCGAAGACCTGGAGCGCGCCGTTCCAGCGATACGCGATGCTGCCGGGGCACACTCGGCGCGGTCGGTTGTCGTCTCGCCTGGGACACTCCGGATCGAGCTGGTGATGCGTGACCAGCTGTCGACGGTAGGCCACGCCTCGCCGCCGACAGCGGTAGCGACAACGCGAGTCACGCTCGGACGGTGCGAAAACGGATCAGCCTGGCGCTTGCCACTGATTGGTCGGCACACACTCACTGTCGGCTGTTCAGGCTCCGGAAAAGGCTCCGTGTTCTGGAGCATCGCTGGTGGACTCGGGCCCGCTGTTGCCGCTGGAACGGTTCGCCTCGTGGGAATCGACCTGAAGTACGGCATCGAATTGTCTGTTGGTTCCGGCTTGTTCACCAAGATCGCCACCACGGAGTCCGACGCCGTCGAAACCCTTGCCGCGCTGGAGAAGTTGATGAACAAGCGCGGCAACGCGATGGCGGGTCGCACACGCGAGCACAGTCCGAGCAAGACCTCACCGCTCGTAGTGCTGCTGATCGACGAACTTGCCGGCGTGACCGCTTACATGAGCGATCCGTCGTTGCGCAAAGAAGCCGCTGCCTCGTTATCGCGGATCCTCACGAAGGGCCGAGCACTGGGAATCGTGGTATCGGCTTTCCTTCAAGACCCACGCAAAGAAGTCCTGCCGATGCGGGGCCTGTTCACCCAAACCATCGCGCTTCGACTGCGGTCCCGAGACGAAGTCGCGATGGTGCTCGGCGACGGGATAGCAGATGCCGCACCCGCGCATCGAATCAGCCCAGAAAAGCCAGGTACCGGTTACGTCGTCGCCGAGGACGGGCAAGTGACCAAGGTGCGATCCGACTTCTGGTCTGACGAGCAAATCCGCTCCACTGCAAAGCAATACGGAAGGTCACGGACCACTGGAGGGCAGTGTAAATGAATGACGGCTGGTCCATCTTCGAACCACCCGACAAGGATCAGCTGGCGCGGCATGCCGATGATCTGATCCACCGTGCCAACCTCGTCCGCAGTCACGGATGGGATGGGTATCGGCATCGATGGTCGTGCGGCGAAGTCATCGGCACCGCGTTGGTCCTCCACGACGACGCCGAACTCCTACGCTGCGGCGAAACCACGGTCTCCGCTCTGGAGCGATGGGCATTCGACCTGTGGGGAATCACCGGCGGCCAGTCCGAGGTCGACAGCGGATTGTTACGCACGCGCGCATGGTTCAACTCGATCCGTGCAGCGAGGTGAAGCGATGGTCACTCATGGCCTCCGGGACGCTCTCGTCGCCGCAGGCAACTTCCCTGAGCTGCTGACTGCGGAGCAGGTGTCAGCACTGCTCGGCGTCTCCGCCGCGACCCTCAACCGCTGGGCAGCGATACGCGAAACGACCGGCGAGCAGATCGGCCCGCCCTGCTACACGCTGTCAGAGCGGGTACGCCGCTGGGACTGCGCCGAAGTCCGGTCCTGGCTGAAGCAGGTGCGTCGGTAATGGCCGGCAACACCCCGCGCGGCATCCGAAAGCGACTCAACGCCGCCGGGGAGCCCCGCTACCAAGTCCGCTACTTGATCCGTGATCCGGCCGCACCATCAGGCTGGGTCGAAACGTCGGCCACATTCCCAACTCTGCGCGAGGCAAAGGCGTTCAAGTCCGAACGTGACAACGAAGCGGCCCTCGGCGCACGTCGGTTCGACCCTCGCCTAGGTCGGACACCGCTGCAACGGATCTGGGTGCAGTTCTCCGACTCCAAGAAGCCGGCGGTCTCGCCGAAGACCTGGAGCGGCTACACCCAGCACTGGGAGCTACGCATCAAGCCGCGGTTCGGGCACGTGCCCGTAGATGAAATCAGCCGCGGCGACGTCCAAGCCTTCGTTGACGACCTGACGGTCGGCCCGTGGGCGAAGGTGTCGACACTGCGTCTCCTGCGGTCGATTCTCGACGTCGCACACCAGGACGGCCGCATCCACCGCAACCCCGCCCTCGGCGTCTCAGCGGGTCGCATTCCTGAGCGGGAACGGCACCGCTATCTCACCGCTCAGGAAGTGCAGACGCTCGCTACCGCGTGCGGGGATCAGGGCGACGTCGTGACCATCCTGGCCTACACGGGCCTCCGCTGGTCCGAACTCGTCGGCCTCCGCGTCAAGGACATCGACCTCGTGGCTCGTCGCCTCTATGTCCGACGGGCCGCACCCGAAGTCGAAGGCCGCATCGTCATCGGACCTCCCAAGACCCGCGCGGGCATTCGTACGGTCCCGCTCCCCCAAGTCGTCGTCGACATCTTCAAGACACGGATCAGCGGGCGGGCACCTGATGAACCCGCCGTCACCTCACCCAACGGCGCGATGCTCCGATCGAACAACTGGCGTCGACACACCCACTGGAACAAAGCCCTCAAGAAGACCAACCTGGCGCCGCTGACCATCCATGATCTGCGCCATACCTATGCCAGCTTGGCCCGCAAATCCGGCGCAGACCTTCGATATGTGCAGAAAACGATGGGCCACTCGACGCCGACTGTCACCGCGAACATCTACAGCGACCTTTACTCCGACGAACTGGATCAGGTGGCAACCAACCTCGATCAGCTTCACGCGACGGAGACTCACACACCTAAGACCGGACAAGAACCGGACGAATCCAACTGACAACCGAGTGCAAGACCCGTGTCGATGCAGGTGAAGAATGGTGGCCAGGGCCGGGATCGAACCGGCGACCTTCCGCTTTTCAGGCGGACGCTCGTACCGACTGAGCTACCTGGCCGGAAGGCAGCGAGTGCCTCGCCGCGCTGGCGACCCTGACGGGACTCGAACCCGCGACCTCCGCCGTGACAGGGCGGCGCGCTAACCAACTGCGCCACAGGGCCTTGCTGCTGCTCCGCGTCGCCGCGTTGCGTACCCCCTACGGGATTCGAACCCGCGCTACCGCCTTGAAAGGGCGGCGTCCTAGGCCGCTAGACGAAGGGGGCCAGAACCGAATCTCTCCGGGGTACTCGCAACGTGGTTTCGTTGGGAGCCACGTCAGCTTAGGTCACCGTGGGCCCAATCCTCAAACGAGCCCGGTTTTGGGTCCAAGTATCCTGAAACTCCGCGGCCCCTATAGCTCAGTTGGTAGAGCTACGGACTTTTAATCCGCAGGTCCTAGGTTCGAGTCCTAGTGGGGGCACCAGACGCATATGACGTCGGCTGATGCGTGACAGTTGCACGCCGGCGGCCTCGGTATTACCCGCCGAGCACGGCGCTGCTGTAGGTGACGTCGGCGAAGGCCGCGGCGACGTCGTCGGCTGCGTAGGCGAAGCCGTTGGCCGCATGCAGCTCGGCGATCGTCCTCGAGGTGACCCGCCAGCCCCGCCCGCTCAAGTGGTCGACGATGTGGCTGCGCTCGCCGTGATAGACCAGGTTATTGAAATCGACCTCGAACCCGAGCTCACTCATCCGGTCGTGGTGGGCGCGCCAGCGCGGGTCGGCGAAAACGGCGGTGTCGGGCACGAAGTCGAAAGCCAGCCGGCTGCCCGGGGCGCTCAACGCGGTGATGTTGTCGAACAGCGCGTCCTGGGCCTGTTCCGGCAGATACACCAGCAGGCCCTCGGCGCTCCACGCGGCGGGAGCCTGCGGGTCGAACCCCTCTTCCCGTAACGCGGCGGCCCAGTCGTCGCGCAGGTCGATCGCGACCGTGCGCCGCTGCGCGGTCGGCTGCGCGCCGAGGTCGGCCAGCGTCAGGGTCTTGAACTCGATCACGTCGGGCATGTCGACCTCGTAGACGACGGTGCCGGCCGGCCAGGGCAGGCGGTAGGCGCGCGCGTCCAGTCCCGAGGCCAGGATCACCGCCTGGCCGACGCCGGCGCGGGCGGCGTCAAGGAAGAAGTCGTCGTAAAACCTTGTCCGGCAAGCCATCCCCTTCGCCATGCGATGCGGGTCGAACTCGGACGTCCCGGGCTTTATCTCCCCGTTCACCAACCGGACGTAGACGTCGATGCCGACCGCCCGCACCAGCGGCGCGGCGTAGGGGTCGTCGATCAAGTTCGCATCCGAGGACAGCGCCCGCTGGGCCGCCACCATGGTCGCGGTCGCCCCGACGCTGGTCGCCAGATCCCAACGATCACGGTCGGTGCGCGCCATGGTGTTCCTCATCCCGGATTTGAATAGACGATCTAGTCAGTAAAACAGGGCCGATTGCACGAGGCCGCGCGGACTACCCTGCAA encodes the following:
- a CDS encoding tyrosine-type recombinase/integrase, whose translation is MAGNTPRGIRKRLNAAGEPRYQVRYLIRDPAAPSGWVETSATFPTLREAKAFKSERDNEAALGARRFDPRLGRTPLQRIWVQFSDSKKPAVSPKTWSGYTQHWELRIKPRFGHVPVDEISRGDVQAFVDDLTVGPWAKVSTLRLLRSILDVAHQDGRIHRNPALGVSAGRIPERERHRYLTAQEVQTLATACGDQGDVVTILAYTGLRWSELVGLRVKDIDLVARRLYVRRAAPEVEGRIVIGPPKTRAGIRTVPLPQVVVDIFKTRISGRAPDEPAVTSPNGAMLRSNNWRRHTHWNKALKKTNLAPLTIHDLRHTYASLARKSGADLRYVQKTMGHSTPTVTANIYSDLYSDELDQVATNLDQLHATETHTPKTGQEPDESN
- a CDS encoding class I SAM-dependent methyltransferase, which translates into the protein MARTDRDRWDLATSVGATATMVAAQRALSSDANLIDDPYAAPLVRAVGIDVYVRLVNGEIKPGTSEFDPHRMAKGMACRTRFYDDFFLDAARAGVGQAVILASGLDARAYRLPWPAGTVVYEVDMPDVIEFKTLTLADLGAQPTAQRRTVAIDLRDDWAAALREEGFDPQAPAAWSAEGLLVYLPEQAQDALFDNITALSAPGSRLAFDFVPDTAVFADPRWRAHHDRMSELGFEVDFNNLVYHGERSHIVDHLSGRGWRVTSRTIAELHAANGFAYAADDVAAAFADVTYSSAVLGG